The Lagopus muta isolate bLagMut1 chromosome 6, bLagMut1 primary, whole genome shotgun sequence sequence CACGGCAGTATGTGGCACAGGCAAACAGCTGGTCCCTGGAGGAGCTCTGCCTTGAGGTCAATGTTACAACCACACAGaatgctgtgctggatgccTGCAGTTTTGGAGTCACAGGTAAAACTCACTCTGGAAAGAGGGGTCTCTGTTCTCCAATACTTCCACAAAGTGCTAGTTTTGAATGGGTGTCCTATGAGAAAGTCGTATCACTACAGGAATTACTGGACACTTTCTGAAGTTGTTGAATACTTTCCTAATATCTTTTATCATGGTAATAAACATCAAAACGCAGATCGGTATATATTTAAGCAGTATTCCATAGAGTATCTGTTGTGACTCCTCTATTTGGGGCATGAAACACTTACTGCTCTCTTAATGGACAAAGCAGAGAACctagtttaaaatatattcttgcaGACCTTGATGGAGTAACATCACAGCCCTTAAATAGTGCAGAGGGAGACTTACTTTCCTTAGATGTAAGAAAGCTCTTAGAACTCTAAAGTGCAATTCAATTTACAGGCCTGAAGCTTCAAGGAGCTACATGCAGCAACAACAAGCTGTCACtttcaaatgcaatttcaaCTGTATTACCTATTACACAGCTTCGTTGGATCAAGCAGACAAACGCTgataaaaaagcaaatgttgtAAGTATTGACTGAATTCACATCGTATAAATACCACTAAGCAGCACAGGAACTTCTTCCCATCTCCAGCTACCTTGCATAACTCTTCTGTGTTCACATTTCTCCCAGGTGACGTTACCCGTTTACCTGAACTTCACTCGTGCTGATCTGATTTTCACGGTCGATTTTGAAATTGCTACCAAGGAAGATCCACGTAGTTTCTACGAGCGCGGTGTTGCTGTTCTCTGCACTGAGTGAAAAGCTTACAGATTGGCAATACTGTAATAAGTGTCACTGTGTTGTGTATTCCTCCTCTAGATGTAGTTGATGTGGATAGGTTGTCAGGTGGTTTTGTGTGAAGTTGAATTGGAAGAAGAGGGGAGCGGTAGTTTGAAAGCTGCTGGGCTTGGTTTGTTTGAAGGAATACCAGATGAGATTTTTAGATGGTTACTGAGAAGCAGATTTGCTGGTAGTATTACAGGAAATAAAACCCATAGCAAGATTTCTGACTGCCTGGAATTATTATGGTGACTTTGATCTGAAGAACTGTATCTACAGTCTTTCCAGGGAATAACAATTAATAACCTGGTATTCAGGCTTCGTGCTGATCTTCACAGGGCTCTCTCAGCTAGTTCTGTGACTAAAGCATAGAAACATTCCCATGGAGGAGGCTAGCAGAAAAAAGAGGCATTCCTCTTAAGCTGCTTTTATGGTGGCTGAAGGCtcccatttcatttttgtttgggCCAAGAAGCGATCAGAGATGCATGTGAAAAGTTATCATGCAAAGGTTAGTGGAATGGTAAAATACTACTAAGCTTGTAGCTTGCAAGGGGTTTTCCACCTTTATTAGTAGTTTTAGGAAAATCTGTATGTTATTCTGTGCCAGTCATACAGAATGAATCCTTTCACAGCTAGTTGGtaccaaaatatttcagacagTTATACTTCTGGGAACATAGTCCATTTGTGTGGAAAATAGAGACAGcagatgaaaaacacaaagagcaaCAGCTATGTAAAATCAATTGCAATTCAGTcgttcttccttccctcctcaaCATACCTTTGTAATACTTCCAAAGCTGAACAGATGTTTCCAGACACAGCACACAGGAATCTGGTGCCCAGACACTGAAGTAGCACACAAGCATCAATCTCAGCTGGGTCTGGAAAAAGCTCATCTAATTCTCATTTAAATTGCCACACAAGCTTGTTTATTTGGTTCCATCCTTCAAGATGGATCTCAGAGCAGCTGTGTTGGTATCATCATCTGAAGTCTTGTTCAGGTGCTTTTGCAAAAGAAACCTAGCAGGTTGACTTCTAGAATGAAAGACTTCATCCAACTACTTAATTCATACCTTAAATCAAATGGCCCGGATTTTCTTCCTTCGTTTCTCACCAGCGCTCTCGGAAATGGTGAtcccttttcttttaataagtGGTTGTCTGGAAGTGGTGCCATCACAGTCATCTGCTAGCAGGGGTTGTGGAGAATTATCACCTGCACTTGCAAGGAGATGAGCAGGGGCTGAAGGATTAACACCCACTAGTAAGGAAGGGTCAGGCATCAACCACATGGAGGGAAGCACTTCTGTGTCTCTCCTCAGCTTAGAGGATTGCAGCAGGCTTCTTGGGAAATCCTGCTGCTGGCTAGGTAGTTCAAGGGGAGATTTGCCATCATTTACTCTCTGGCTGTAAACATCACTAATTTTAGTTTCTGAGCAGTCCAGAGGTTGAGGGAAGGACTCTCCATTCCCTGAAGGATCAGCATCCTCGAAAgccattgcttttggagcactGCTCATCCACGGTGCAACTTCTATACTGTTCAGAGAACTCAAGCTACAATCAGAGTGAGTGGCTGTGTCTTCTGAATCACCGTCATAAGGATctaagaactgaaaacaaagatctCTCTAAACACGGAGGACACTTATTtgtctgaagaaaaatacagaggtGTACAGCAGGGTTAAGAAACACTTCAGCATAGTGTGGAAGTTCCATTGATCCACACATTCCCActccattttaatttttgagtGAACACTGAGAACAAAGCTGCTGTGTAACAGCTGAACTTACTTGCAGTCCCTTGGAGTCTCTTGCCTTCCTGAGTCCTTCAGCAAGTGGGTTATGCAAGACCTGTTTAAGTGAAGTTGACATACGTTTATAGGGCATCTTCCTATGAGTCACTGATGACTTAAAGTAATATTAAAGCAGATAAAAACCTAAAGAAGCCAGATTGTCCCATCATCtcaaaagacaataaaaatgtgTGTCAGTCTAACTTCTACAGGCCTggtcaaaaaaataaaaaaaaaaaaaaaaaaagcctgaagtaGAGGGAGGAGAGCCCTGCTGAGTCTTAGCACTTCAGACATGACTATGAAGAGAATGATACTGTGTATCTCGccaccaaaaaaataaattacaaattaaCAGGAGAAAAGCTGCCAATTGGAGGCTAGAGAGCTTCCTTCCAAATTAGGTCACTTCTTGTTCTCTGACATTAGTGGCATACTACCACTACACTGAAATCCCCAATAGAGCAAAAGTCTGAGCACAGGAGCTGCCATTATGGCCCTGGCCAGCTCAGTGCTTCCAAGGTGCTCATAAGATCTGCAGTGCTCACCCTCAGCATTGCACCTGTAAGATCTGACAAGAGTCAGTTACACACAGCATTTCTGTATGCTCACTGTATGTATATACACCTACCTATATGAAGTCACCGTGAACAATAAGATCAGAGCTCACAGCAGCAAGTTCATTTAtattctgctgtgctttgtagCTCCTGACATACAGGAGGCTAACAGAACAAATTCACCAGAGCTCAGCTACACGTTATGGACAGGAATGTATGAAGGGTGTGAAACTAAAAATCAAGCCAGCTCTCTACTCCAGAATGCATTTGGTTTCTTTCCTACTGATATTAACCACACTGGTTTGCCAGCCAGTTCAGGAACCTATCAATGTTCACAACCGACTGCCACAGCTCTGTTCTCTCCCATCTCATCTGAAATGAGCAttcagcagagctcctgcagcaaCCTtgcccagcaccaccaccagaCACAGCCCAGATCTGCTGCAAGCACACCCTCACAGAGAACTGATGAGGCCATTTTGGTATAACCTGAAACTGCTGCTTGTTCTCTCCCTGAAATTTCTGTACAGCTTTAATTCCAGCAACCACTCCTTTGGCACTTCTTGTCAAAAGCAAAAGGGTGAGAAGACCTTATAAGCATTGAAACACCTCAGAATCTGGGCCTCACCTCCACGCTGGATTCAGACTCTGACTCCGTGCTGGACTCCACCACGCActtctgctgcagaggaagaagggaaagaagcacCACTTGTAGCTGAAATTCAGACAGCTTCGGGTTGAGGCTGAAGGCCCTGTATGAGCCCAAAGTCCTGTGTTTTGTCAGAGTTTTCATCACAGGAAGCTGCTCAGCTTCTCAAATATCTCACTTTTGTGGTACTGATTGGGTTGTGCAGGGCAAGACACCATGGAAAGCAGAAGactttctctcccctccccaaaGTTTGCTCTCcctagggttttttttttttttggttctttgcAGGTGAATTAGATTATTCACCATTTGAACAATTTATTCACAGATGTTTCTCATCAGCTGTTcttcagcacagctccctgTACCAAAGTATCCAGCACAGTCTATTTTGTAATTTAACAGGAAGAAACAGCAATTAGAAGAAAGTTACCATGTATTTACGTGCCAGTCTTTCTACACAGTCCAAGCTTTTAACAGAATCCATAATTTCCAGAGCATCTAACagaatggggaagggaaggaaaacacatcatagagtcattaaggctGAAAAAGGCTATCTATTCCAACCCCAATCCATCCTACCATACCCACTTACCCTTAGTGCCTTAGTGCCCacctccatggttctggaacacctccagtaATGGTGACCCCCCACCTCCCTCGGCAGCTTTTGAAGAAGTTTACACTCCATAAGGGGATttcagatgctttaaaaaaggCACAAGTTTTCAGAACCATTAAAGAGGTGTTTGTACTCAAGACATGAGACCAGCAAACACAAGGCCATGCTCAGAGCCAGTCCTGCACCCAGCCCTCCCTACGGGGTCCCACTCACCTCCACCCAGGCCCTCTGCATACCGTCCCACCCGCCGCTGCCTCCTCGGCCGCTGCCTTCTCTCCAGGGAGgccatcctgctgcagctcaaTGTGCCTGGGCTGCCAGGCACCAGCTCACATCTGCCTCTCTGTTCAGCTCCAGCTGAAGACAGCTTAAAAAGGGACATAAAGAGGAGAGTGAGGCCTCCTGCAAAAGTGCTCTGTACCACAGCTGAAGGCTCCAGACCCCTCCTCAAACCAAGCACACTGGACTGCACATAGGCCTACAGCAGAAGCCTATAGAAAATATCACAGCAGCTCACATACCCTACTCACATTCCTAATACTGAGAGCACAATtacacacaagcacacacagcCAGAAGTGCTACACTCCATTTCCCCCTCTGCTTgcactcatttattttctgcagccCCGTATCAGTCACACAGCCCTCAGGAAGCAGCCCCGAACGTGCAAAGGCCTTAACGAAACAAATGCCCACCACCAGTTGTCAGTCTAAAAAGGCCTCGTGAGTCAGACCCTGGAGACGcagagcagcccacagcagcctCCCACTCTGCACCTAGCCACCAGCTGAACTGCACACACCTCTTTTCTCCCCCAGCAgttgctgcttttccagctccTTACCTCAACTGCCTAGGCCACCCAACAGCTAGGCCCTTCTATCAGGAAGAGGCCTGCAAAGACTCCTACAGCTCTCCCACCACTGAAGCAGGCTCTGAGAGGAGTTCTGTCAGTGCTTGTAGTACCAGCTGACTTCAATGAGTGCAAATAGCCATCACCTTTCATCCACACACATGGTTCAGAGTCCCTCCTTCTACACAGGCCTGCCCCAAATAGCTGCTGATGCTCTATGGGCAACAGCTGTTAGCAGTCAGTCCCTACCAGGTAGGACTCAGGAGAACTGTTAAGGTGAAATCGTGACATTAAGATTCATGTCTTCCAGGCATCAAACATTTTAGAAACACACTATGGGAGTGCACTGTAGTGAGAGTGCTTCTATTTCACTTGTGGTTGGGAGCAATCTACTCCACAAAATAGTCCCTATGGACCACATCCAGTGCTGGTACTTTCTGGTATACAAACAACAAGATTTCAAGattcttggttttctttggtCCTTTGAGGCAGCACAAGCTGGAGACCTGAACCAGGAGCTTGAGAACACAGGTTGTGCTCATGACTTTTCTTTGTCTGAATTCATTATCTTGCAGAAATGATTTCACAAAGGGAATGAATTAGTACTGCTTGACAGCACTGATCCATCCTCACAGTAGATGCAGCAAAGACATAAAGCCAGAAAGCCACGCTATTCCTCTCCAttcagagaaggaatttttaaagGCTGGCCAGGCTATTGCTGTTTTACTTCCCAGTCTGTTCACAAGTACCAGAGTGGAAGTATTTTGCCTGACTTGGAATATGGCTTTCTAGTAACCCATGCATTTCTT is a genomic window containing:
- the LOC125695573 gene encoding uncharacterized protein LOC125695573, producing the protein MASLERRQRPRRQRRVGRYAEGLGGDALEIMDSVKSLDCVERLARKYMQKCVVESSTESESESSVEVLHNPLAEGLRKARDSKGLQFLDPYDGDSEDTATHSDCSLSSLNSIEVAPWMSSAPKAMAFEDADPSGNGESFPQPLDCSETKISDVYSQRVNDGKSPLELPSQQQDFPRSLLQSSKLRRDTEVLPSMWLMPDPSLLVGVNPSAPAHLLASAGDNSPQPLLADDCDGTTSRQPLIKRKGITISESAGEKRRKKIRAI